One part of the Truepera radiovictrix DSM 17093 genome encodes these proteins:
- a CDS encoding sugar transferase: MTRSLPSTPSLRPLSLAVKRLLDVTVALATLLILSPLLLITALLIVLEDGRPIFFRQVRAGQGGKTFSILKFRSMRVNDLPVATMGAVTGEHPLVTRVGRVIRRLKIDELPQLLNVLTGELSLVGPRPTLLEQVAEYDDFEARRLSLKPGVTGWAQVSGGIYLPWEERIALDVWYVDNWSLALDFEILVRTVGVILWGERLNTRALARALEHERALGHGAVRRGGWRSERPV, encoded by the coding sequence ATGACCCGTTCCCTACCCTCTACCCCCTCCCTGCGCCCCCTGTCGCTCGCGGTCAAACGCCTTCTAGACGTCACGGTCGCGCTCGCCACGCTGCTGATCCTCTCGCCGCTGCTGCTCATAACGGCGCTGCTGATCGTGCTCGAGGACGGCCGCCCGATCTTTTTCCGGCAGGTCCGCGCGGGTCAGGGGGGCAAGACGTTCTCCATCCTGAAGTTCCGCAGCATGCGCGTCAACGACCTCCCCGTCGCCACCATGGGCGCCGTGACGGGTGAACACCCGCTCGTCACGCGGGTCGGGCGCGTGATCCGCCGCTTAAAGATCGACGAGTTGCCGCAGCTTCTCAACGTGCTTACGGGTGAGCTGAGCCTCGTGGGGCCGCGCCCCACCCTCTTGGAGCAGGTCGCCGAGTACGACGACTTCGAGGCGCGGCGCTTGAGCCTCAAACCCGGCGTCACCGGCTGGGCGCAGGTCTCGGGGGGCATCTACCTCCCCTGGGAGGAGCGCATCGCGCTCGACGTCTGGTACGTCGACAACTGGTCGCTCGCGCTCGACTTCGAGATCTTGGTGCGGACGGTCGGCGTCATCTTGTGGGGGGAGCGGCTCAATACGCGGGCGCTAGCGCGGGCGCTCGAGCACGAGCGCGCCCTCGGTCACGGCGCGGTGCGGCGCGGCGGTTGGCGCTCCGAGCGGCCCGTCTGA
- a CDS encoding ABA4-like family protein, whose translation MAEFLFNLTTLLPLPVWLGMLLFPRSRFTERLVRAAWPFIALAALYTLLLLAALLGGASLDLSFGGLRTTFTLPWPFLAVWAHLVTLDLFAGVWIFRDAKYWGLNPRAFLFVTLFFGPLGLGAYLVAREHRARHDPLRVN comes from the coding sequence ATGGCCGAGTTTCTCTTCAACCTCACCACCCTGCTGCCCTTGCCCGTGTGGCTCGGGATGCTGCTCTTCCCCAGGTCGCGCTTTACCGAACGCCTCGTCCGCGCGGCCTGGCCCTTTATCGCTCTGGCCGCGCTGTACACGCTGCTGCTGCTCGCCGCGCTCCTAGGGGGCGCCTCGCTCGACCTGTCGTTTGGCGGGCTCCGCACGACCTTTACCCTGCCCTGGCCCTTTTTGGCGGTGTGGGCGCACCTCGTGACGCTCGACCTGTTCGCCGGCGTGTGGATCTTTCGCGACGCCAAGTACTGGGGCCTCAACCCGCGCGCGTTTCTCTTCGTCACGCTTTTTTTTGGCCCCCTCGGGTTGGGGGCGTATCTCGTGGCGCGCGAGCACCGCGCCCGGCACGACCCGCTGCGGGTCAACTGA
- a CDS encoding DUF1844 domain-containing protein, whose protein sequence is MADPRFIGLVHSLLSSAEAALGEEHSPMARHLSRDGLLARRTGERSLGLLLMLQDKTRGNLDDTEQSALHHAISTLQARLSAPGTPPERPDAPS, encoded by the coding sequence GTGGCCGACCCGCGGTTTATCGGCCTGGTGCACTCGCTTTTAAGCTCTGCCGAAGCGGCCCTCGGCGAAGAGCATAGCCCCATGGCGCGGCACCTGAGCCGCGACGGCCTGCTCGCGCGGCGCACCGGCGAGCGGAGCTTGGGACTGCTGCTCATGCTCCAGGACAAGACCCGCGGCAACTTAGACGACACCGAGCAGAGCGCCCTGCACCACGCGATCAGCACCCTGCAGGCGCGGCTCAGCGCCCCCGGGACGCCTCCCGAGAGGCCCGACGCGCCAAGCTGA
- the fba gene encoding class II fructose-1,6-bisphosphate aldolase gives MPLLTGLEILAAARAGGYGVGAFNTNNMEITQAILEAAEETRSPVLLALSEGAIKYGKRQLVDMVIHEAKRATVPVAVHLDHGSSYESCMQCIEWGFSSVMIDKSHEDEATNTRETKRVVEAAHAVGVTVEAEIGRLGGIEEHVVVSEEEAILTKPDEAERFMQATGADYLAVAIGTSHGANKGKGRPFIDHQRIQEIAARIPNPLVMHGASGVPNALVERFRASGGELQYASGIHDEDVQKAIEQGIAKINTDTDLRLAFTTRVREVLRQKPGEFDPRKILGPARDEMKEVVRKRLELFKSVGKA, from the coding sequence ATGCCACTTCTTACCGGACTCGAGATCCTCGCGGCGGCCCGCGCGGGCGGCTACGGCGTCGGCGCCTTTAACACCAACAACATGGAGATCACCCAGGCCATCCTCGAGGCAGCTGAGGAGACCCGCAGCCCCGTGCTCTTGGCGCTCTCCGAAGGGGCCATCAAGTACGGCAAACGTCAGCTCGTCGACATGGTCATCCACGAGGCCAAGCGGGCGACGGTACCGGTCGCCGTGCACCTCGACCACGGCTCGTCATATGAGTCGTGCATGCAGTGTATCGAATGGGGCTTCTCCTCGGTGATGATCGACAAATCGCACGAGGACGAGGCGACCAACACGCGCGAGACGAAGCGCGTGGTGGAGGCCGCGCACGCCGTGGGCGTCACGGTGGAGGCGGAGATCGGGCGTCTGGGCGGTATCGAAGAGCACGTCGTGGTCTCCGAAGAGGAGGCGATCCTCACCAAACCCGACGAGGCCGAACGCTTTATGCAGGCGACCGGCGCGGACTACCTGGCCGTCGCCATCGGCACCTCGCACGGCGCCAACAAGGGCAAGGGGCGCCCTTTTATCGACCACCAACGCATCCAAGAGATCGCCGCGCGCATCCCCAACCCGCTCGTGATGCACGGCGCGAGCGGCGTGCCGAACGCCCTCGTCGAACGCTTTCGCGCCTCGGGCGGCGAACTGCAGTACGCTTCTGGGATCCACGACGAGGACGTGCAAAAAGCCATCGAGCAGGGTATCGCCAAGATCAACACCGACACCGACTTGCGCCTCGCGTTTACGACGCGCGTGCGCGAGGTGCTGCGGCAAAAGCCCGGTGAGTTCGACCCGCGCAAGATCCTGGGGCCCGCCCGCGACGAGATGAAAGAGGTCGTGCGCAAACGCCTCGAGCTCTTTAAGTCGGTGGGCAAGGCGTAG
- the dtd gene encoding D-aminoacyl-tRNA deacylase has translation MRSLVQRVSCARVEVGGKVVGAIGAGLLVLLGVGSGDDAARAEALAAKVAKLRIFGDEAGKMNRSVRDVGGAALVISQFTLYADARRGNRPSYTDAAPPERAEKLYGHFVTALKGQGLEVATGVFGADMQVSLTNDGPVTLMLEL, from the coding sequence ATGCGGTCGCTTGTGCAACGCGTCAGCTGCGCCCGCGTCGAGGTGGGCGGGAAGGTCGTCGGCGCCATCGGTGCGGGGCTGCTCGTCCTGCTCGGGGTAGGCAGTGGCGACGACGCGGCGCGGGCGGAGGCGCTCGCGGCAAAGGTCGCCAAGCTCCGCATCTTCGGCGACGAAGCGGGCAAGATGAACCGGAGCGTCCGCGACGTCGGGGGGGCGGCTCTGGTGATCAGCCAGTTTACCCTCTACGCCGACGCGCGGCGGGGCAACCGCCCGAGCTACACGGACGCCGCCCCGCCGGAGCGCGCGGAGAAGCTCTACGGTCACTTCGTCACGGCGCTTAAAGGGCAGGGGCTCGAGGTCGCGACGGGGGTTTTCGGCGCCGACATGCAGGTGAGCCTCACCAACGACGGCCCCGTCACCCTGATGCTCGAGCTCTGA
- a CDS encoding AI-2E family transporter, translated as MTTFASWPSRYARPALIVAGAALVLLFLYRSRGAWLLFFLAYGIAYLLNAVVGALERRRVPRWGGMVLALLLLLVLFTAASFVVAGFIQQMSEFVARVPDLGAQLSAWYAALNELQRFVPPPLSAFAEGLGRGAQSGALESALSALGESAVRLSTGAFFALTGLVGGVVQAVVLLFLTAFLLLDFDGFNRALLRAVPERYRAQVLELAAKADRSVGGYFQGRLVVSFIVALCIWAGMVLLGVPLALGIAFLAGVFNLVPFLGPIIAFIPAGLLALTLGWVHLLATALIFTAANFLDGNVLSPVILSRTVQVHPLVVLLSVVVGASAFGVLGVVLGVPVAAFLKLLYEDYYLTSRWYRLPASQTGRSERQPPRRTAP; from the coding sequence ATGACCACCTTCGCTTCTTGGCCTAGCCGCTACGCGCGCCCCGCCCTCATCGTCGCGGGCGCCGCCCTCGTGCTGCTCTTTTTGTACCGGTCGCGCGGCGCCTGGCTGCTGTTCTTCCTCGCCTACGGCATCGCTTACTTGCTGAACGCGGTCGTCGGCGCGCTCGAGCGCCGCCGCGTCCCCCGTTGGGGGGGGATGGTGTTGGCGCTGCTGCTGCTGCTTGTGCTCTTTACCGCAGCGTCATTTGTCGTCGCGGGGTTTATCCAGCAGATGTCGGAGTTCGTCGCCCGCGTCCCCGACCTCGGCGCGCAGCTGAGCGCCTGGTACGCCGCGCTCAACGAGCTGCAGCGCTTCGTCCCCCCGCCGCTGTCGGCCTTTGCCGAGGGGCTGGGCCGCGGCGCCCAGTCGGGGGCCCTCGAGTCGGCCCTGAGCGCCCTCGGTGAGAGCGCCGTACGCCTCAGCACGGGCGCCTTTTTCGCCCTCACCGGCCTTGTCGGCGGGGTGGTGCAGGCGGTGGTGCTGCTCTTTTTGACCGCCTTTTTGCTCCTCGACTTTGACGGTTTCAACCGCGCGCTGCTGCGCGCGGTCCCCGAACGCTACCGCGCGCAGGTGCTCGAGCTCGCCGCCAAGGCCGACAGGAGCGTGGGCGGCTACTTCCAGGGGCGGCTCGTGGTGTCTTTTATCGTGGCGCTCTGCATCTGGGCGGGGATGGTGCTGCTAGGGGTGCCGCTCGCGTTGGGGATCGCCTTTTTGGCGGGTGTGTTTAACCTGGTCCCCTTTTTGGGGCCGATCATCGCCTTTATCCCGGCGGGGCTGCTGGCGCTGACCCTCGGCTGGGTGCACCTGCTCGCGACCGCGCTCATCTTTACGGCGGCCAACTTTTTAGACGGCAACGTGCTGAGTCCGGTTATCCTCTCGCGCACCGTGCAGGTGCACCCGCTCGTGGTGCTGCTTTCGGTGGTGGTGGGTGCGAGCGCGTTCGGCGTGCTCGGCGTGGTGCTCGGCGTCCCCGTGGCCGCGTTTTTAAAGCTGCTCTACGAGGACTACTACCTGACGAGCCGCTGGTACAGGCTGCCGGCGTCTCAGACGGGCCGCTCGGAGCGCCAACCGCCGCGCCGCACCGCGCCGTGA
- a CDS encoding uracil-DNA glycosylase, whose amino-acid sequence MTLSDLEQQARNTPKPAALAELSDNLVFGEGNPDADVVIVGEAPGEDEDLLGRPFVGRAGQLLDRILESAHIEREDVYITNILKYRPPGNRNPKPEEIEASAPLLLEQLRLIRPQIIATLGNFPTQYFAGTKEGITKTRGRWFSWHGVRVFPMFHPAYLLRNPSRERGSPKWLMWQDIRALKAAIDELGPKPAVFVVDTARQEGLF is encoded by the coding sequence ATGACGCTTTCAGACCTCGAGCAGCAGGCCCGGAACACCCCGAAACCCGCAGCGCTCGCGGAGCTCTCGGACAACCTCGTCTTCGGTGAGGGCAACCCCGACGCCGACGTGGTGATCGTCGGTGAGGCGCCGGGCGAGGACGAAGACCTCCTGGGCCGCCCCTTCGTCGGGCGGGCCGGTCAGCTCCTCGACCGCATCCTTGAAAGCGCCCACATCGAACGCGAAGACGTCTACATCACCAACATCCTCAAGTACCGCCCGCCCGGCAACCGCAACCCCAAACCCGAGGAGATCGAGGCGAGCGCCCCTTTGCTCCTAGAGCAGCTGCGGCTGATCCGCCCGCAGATCATCGCGACGTTGGGCAACTTTCCGACGCAGTACTTTGCGGGGACAAAAGAGGGCATCACCAAAACCCGCGGCAGGTGGTTTTCGTGGCACGGCGTGCGGGTGTTTCCGATGTTCCACCCCGCCTACTTGCTGCGCAACCCGAGCCGCGAACGCGGCTCCCCGAAGTGGCTCATGTGGCAAGACATCCGGGCGCTCAAAGCGGCGATCGACGAGCTCGGACCGAAACCCGCCGTGTTCGTCGTCGACACGGCGCGCCAAGAGGGGCTCTTCTAG
- a CDS encoding S8 family peptidase, producing the protein MKRFWVPFILLLLAACGRVDTALPETAPQAGTPIEGQYIVALSAEDRGLAAQAQGAEDFALSVSRVAADLGVQMTLPLRVINGFVAENVDEAALRRLQSDPRVAYVEQDQVVSLSATQTNATWGLDRIDQRTLPLDGRYTYNTTAPDVTVYVIDTGIRADHQEFGGRVVGGVTAISDGRGSSDCNGHGTHVAGTVGGSTYGVAKGVRLFAVRVLDCAGSGANSGVIAGVDWVTYNHRKPAVANMSLGGAASRALDDAVSASIRAGVTYVVAAGNENRNACNTSPARVSAALTVGASTRSDSRASFSNFGSCVNLFAPGQDITAAWHTGTGALNTISGTSMASPHVAGAAALYLQNNRSASPSTVADQLIRNATTGVLSSIGTGSPNRLLFKGTW; encoded by the coding sequence ATGAAGCGTTTTTGGGTCCCTTTCATCCTGCTTCTCCTCGCCGCCTGCGGCCGCGTCGACACCGCCCTCCCCGAAACGGCGCCGCAGGCGGGCACCCCCATTGAAGGGCAGTACATCGTCGCGTTAAGCGCGGAGGACCGGGGGCTCGCGGCGCAGGCTCAGGGCGCCGAGGACTTCGCGCTCTCCGTCAGCCGCGTGGCCGCCGACTTGGGGGTGCAGATGACCCTCCCGCTGCGCGTTATTAACGGCTTCGTCGCCGAAAACGTCGATGAGGCTGCGCTCAGGCGCCTCCAGAGCGACCCGCGGGTGGCGTACGTCGAGCAGGACCAGGTGGTGAGCTTGAGCGCGACCCAAACGAACGCTACCTGGGGGCTCGACCGCATCGACCAACGCACCCTCCCCCTCGACGGGCGCTACACCTACAACACCACCGCTCCCGACGTCACCGTCTACGTCATCGACACCGGTATCCGCGCCGACCACCAGGAGTTCGGCGGGCGCGTCGTCGGTGGGGTCACGGCGATCAGCGACGGGCGCGGCTCGAGCGACTGCAACGGCCACGGCACGCACGTCGCCGGCACCGTCGGCGGCAGCACCTACGGGGTAGCTAAAGGGGTCAGGCTCTTCGCCGTGCGGGTGCTCGACTGCGCCGGGAGCGGCGCCAACTCGGGCGTCATCGCCGGTGTCGACTGGGTCACCTACAACCACCGCAAACCTGCGGTCGCCAACATGAGCCTCGGCGGCGCCGCCTCGAGGGCGCTCGACGACGCGGTGAGCGCCTCCATCCGCGCCGGCGTCACCTACGTCGTGGCCGCGGGCAACGAAAACCGCAACGCCTGCAACACCTCCCCGGCGCGCGTCAGCGCCGCGCTCACCGTCGGCGCCTCGACGCGCAGCGACAGCCGCGCCTCCTTCTCGAACTTCGGTTCGTGCGTCAACCTCTTCGCCCCCGGGCAGGACATCACCGCCGCTTGGCACACCGGCACGGGCGCGCTCAACACGATTAGCGGCACCTCGATGGCGAGCCCCCACGTCGCGGGCGCCGCGGCGCTCTACCTGCAAAACAACCGCAGCGCCTCGCCGAGCACCGTCGCCGACCAACTCATCCGCAACGCCACCACGGGCGTGCTCTCGAGCATCGGCACGGGTTCGCCCAACCGCCTCCTCTTCAAAGGCACCTGGTAA